In one Saimiri boliviensis isolate mSaiBol1 chromosome 3, mSaiBol1.pri, whole genome shotgun sequence genomic region, the following are encoded:
- the LOC120363553 gene encoding small ribosomal subunit protein uS8-like: MVCMNVLADVLKSLNNVEKRGKCQVLIRPCSKVIVQFLTMMMKHGYIGKFEIIDNHRAGKIVNLTGRLNKCGMISPRFDVQLKDLEKWQNNLLLSRQFGFIVLTTSAGNMDHEEARQKHTGGKILDSFSRDVIHIFTSKMPHGQKIKTWKRSAMNIARTD; encoded by the coding sequence ATGGTGTGCATGAATGTCCTGGCTGATGTTCTCAAGAGCCTCAACAATGTCGAAAAGAGAGGCAAATGCCAGGTGCTTATTAGGCCGTGCTCCAAAGTCATCGTCCAGTTTCTCACTATGATGATGAAGCATGGTTACATTGGCAAATTTGAAATCATTGATAatcacagagctgggaaaattGTGAACCTCACAGGCAGGCTAAACAAGTGTGGCATGATCAGCCCCAGATTTGATGTGcaactcaaagatctagaaaaatggcagaataatcTGCTTCTGTCCCGCCAGTTTGGTTTCATTGTACTGACAACCTCAGCAGGCAACATGGACCATGAAGAAGCAAGACAAAAACACACAGGAGGGAAAATCCTGGATTCTTTTTCTAGGgatgtaatacatatatttacaagTAAAATGCCTCACggacaaaaaataaagacatggaagAGGTCAGCCATGAATATTGCCAGGACAGATTAG